The Flavipsychrobacter sp. genome contains the following window.
ACCTATCAAGAAAAGCAGAAAAAATAGATCTAATAGAGGTAGACCTCATGCTGGATTATACAAAGGTACTCTACGCTGACCTTACTGAACTGAGAAACAAAAAAGTCTATACCAGCAATAGCACTGTAGCAGAAAAACCGAAAACGGAAGAGCAACCCAAAGAAGCCGAAGCTCCACACGCACCAGAACCTACAGTAGTACAACAAATAGAAGATAACGATGCTGCACCCCTTGAAGAAAAAGAGGCACCTCAAACAACGGAGGTTGCTGACGTTGCCCCTACTCCACTGCCTGTTGTCAATGCACCATTACCCGCGAATAAAAACATAAAAAAGTTCATCGGCATCAATGACAAGTACCAATTCATCAGTGAGCTATTTGATAATGACACTACTGCGTACGATGAAGTGATCGGCCATATAAACACTTTCGACACTGCCGCACCTGCGTTAGAATGGCTGGAGCATGAAGTAAGTAAAGAAAGAAACTGGAATGAGGATAGTGACTCTGTAAAGATGTTCTACGATACGGTCAGCAACTTCTTTGCTGCTATATGATCCATAATAGTAGCCGTAGCACCAGCATTCGATAATACATAGCTATGCGCGTTCTTACAGGCCAAGCTGTATGCTGCTGTATCTTTTTCCCAATGATCGAGTAGATCAATTACTTCTGTGGCTTTCCTCACAGCAAAAGATGCATTCAATTCAATAAGGTCTTTCGCCTCTTTAAATTTGCTAAAGTTTTCGCCATGAATTATAGGTTTGCCGAATACTGCTGCCTCCAAGGTATTGTGGAGTCCTGTTTTACCTACTCCTCCGCCTATCCAAGCCACATCGGCAAACTGATATAGTTTCAACAAAAGCCCCATCTTGTCTACTATCAACACCTGCTTGTCTTTATCGGCGCGGGTTTCCCACTCTGTCCATCGTATAGTATTACCCTTAAACAGTGTCTCTATATACTCAATATGGGCATCATGCACCTCGTGAGGCACTAGTATTATTCTCCATTTTCTAGGAAGTTTACTTACTACCTCTTTCAGTAAACGCTCATCTGCTGGCCAAGTGCTGCCCGCTACTATCACCTTGTGGTCAGCGGTAAAACTTTCTATAATATCGTGCGAAAATTCTATTTGCTTATTGGCATTGATAACCCTATCAAACCTTGTATCTCCACTTACTGATACATTATCAATATTTACACTATTTAATAAATGCAGGGAACCTACATCTTGCACAAAGATGTGTTCGAAAACATGAAGCATTCTGCGATGCAGCACCCCATACCATTTAAAGAACAATTGCTTTTTTCTAAATATTGCAGACGCTAATATAGTTGGCACTCCTCTTTTGGCTAGTTGTCTTAGATAGAAATACCATAACTCGTATTTGACAAAAATAGCCAACTCTGGCTTGACCATTTTCACAAACTTCTTAGCATTATACAACCCATCAAATGGCATGTAGAAAACATAGTCTACTCCTTCGTAGTCCTTTCTCAACTCATAACCCGATGGAGAGAAGAAAGTGAGTACAAAAGCGTAATTGGGATATTTTTCCCTTAGCTGTACTATTAGCGGCCTCCCTTGCTCAAACTCTCCTACAGAAGCACAATGTATCCATATTCTTGGACGCCTTTCATTGACAAGCGCATATCTAATTGTGCTCAACAACCCTTCTCTACCCGCAATGAAGCTTCTAGCCTTGGGGTTAAACAATGCTGCTATACGCACTACAATAGCATAAAGCTGTATTGCCAACCAGTAAATTATGGCAGACATAGGCTGGTGTATTAGAAAAAGAATTCTTCAGATTTTCGTTTAAAGATCGGTATATACCAACCGCCTCTTATACCAAATAGTATGTCTAAACGACTACTATTATCTCCTCTCATCAGATCATATTGATAATCGCGACGAAGCTTGGTGAAACCTGCCGCAATATCCAAACCGATATTAAAGTTGACCAAACCATTATTGGCAAAATAGGTATAACCAACAAACTGCTCAACAAAAAGACCATTCGTCAATCTATCATACCCTTTAAGATAATCTCCCCTTAGCTGTGGTATGGTCTTATCTCTATC
Protein-coding sequences here:
- a CDS encoding glycosyltransferase N-terminal domain-containing protein, which gives rise to MSAIIYWLAIQLYAIVVRIAALFNPKARSFIAGREGLLSTIRYALVNERRPRIWIHCASVGEFEQGRPLIVQLREKYPNYAFVLTFFSPSGYELRKDYEGVDYVFYMPFDGLYNAKKFVKMVKPELAIFVKYELWYFYLRQLAKRGVPTILASAIFRKKQLFFKWYGVLHRRMLHVFEHIFVQDVGSLHLLNSVNIDNVSVSGDTRFDRVINANKQIEFSHDIIESFTADHKVIVAGSTWPADERLLKEVVSKLPRKWRIILVPHEVHDAHIEYIETLFKGNTIRWTEWETRADKDKQVLIVDKMGLLLKLYQFADVAWIGGGVGKTGLHNTLEAAVFGKPIIHGENFSKFKEAKDLIELNASFAVRKATEVIDLLDHWEKDTAAYSLACKNAHSYVLSNAGATATIMDHIAAKKLLTVS